The Halobacterium sp. CBA1132 genome has a segment encoding these proteins:
- a CDS encoding GNAT family N-acetyltransferase produces the protein MPGPAFARGETVSLHPIEEEDHEFIQYGRNHPDVRVPLTDTTIKTVEDVAEMLEDEDYHFLICVDEQSESTDGASSEGRSPSDRSSGRSPREDGETASTEGEDGDPEPVGVVAFGWVSSPGERGNLMYWVAPECQGNGYVSEGTELFLDYAFGECGFHKVDARVLVPNEPSWKALEKLGFEREGRRRDDAIVEGEYVDAYSYGLLADEWLDN, from the coding sequence ATGCCCGGTCCAGCATTCGCGCGCGGAGAGACGGTCTCCCTCCACCCCATCGAGGAGGAAGACCACGAGTTCATCCAGTACGGCCGCAACCACCCCGACGTGCGCGTGCCGCTGACGGACACGACCATCAAGACCGTCGAGGACGTCGCGGAGATGCTCGAAGACGAGGACTACCACTTCCTCATCTGCGTGGACGAGCAAAGCGAGTCCACGGATGGAGCGAGTAGCGAGGGACGGAGTCCCTCGGACCGTTCGAGCGGGCGGAGCCCGCGAGAAGACGGTGAAACCGCGAGCACGGAAGGTGAGGACGGCGACCCCGAGCCGGTGGGCGTCGTGGCGTTCGGGTGGGTGAGTTCGCCCGGCGAGCGCGGGAACCTGATGTACTGGGTCGCGCCCGAGTGTCAGGGGAACGGCTACGTGAGCGAGGGGACGGAGCTGTTCCTCGACTACGCGTTCGGCGAGTGCGGGTTCCACAAGGTCGACGCGCGCGTGCTCGTTCCGAACGAGCCGTCGTGGAAGGCCCTCGAAAAACTCGGGTTCGAGCGCGAGGGCCGTCGCCGCGACGACGCCATCGTCGAGGGGGAGTACGTCGACGCGTACTCCTACGGTTTGCTCGCCGACGAGTGGCTGGACAACTGA
- a CDS encoding heterodisulfide reductase-related iron-sulfur binding cluster produces MSSFVLAQAGAETRPTFWRIGHVGEVLFYYLAAVAVAIFLFGVYQRFATYARGADDPTDRLTDLPSRAINAAKLVVSNEKQFDRDLYAGLMHTFILWGFLTLLVATTILGIDMDFWTLVLGQPSFFVGDFYLAYSFVADAMGLLFVVGVGMAIYRRYWVRYGRLWGKHTSTEDDLFVWTLFLLGVGGYLTEGVRILGTSASRDVSFETVSFVGWFVKDVLQMAGVTADAAAAAYPVVWWSHALLALAFVASVPYAKPFHMLSSYANLVTRDEDAGRRLPRVPEDASPDEIGPSEIEDFTWKQLLDHDACTKCGRCSSACPAKAAGRPLDPRDVILDLKAYREGLEAGDREEVDIVADGGTSVVDAQTMESCMSCMACMDACPVDIEHVTQFTEMNRRLTESGQMNKNVEDAVMNVFQKGNTFGDPDRKRPDWTDELDFEVPDAREQDVEYLWYVGDYPSYDERNQHVARSLARVFEEAGVSYGILYEDEQNDGNDIRRVGEEGLYEMVAEENIEAFQQCDYDKIVCTDPHSYNTFSNEYEQFGFEDGDSVYHYTQVVENLVNDGALGLTGTELDDTVTYHDPCHLGRYNGEFEAPREVVRATGVTLDEMPRNRDDSFCCGGGGGGLWMDFEEDQKPSEERIREALEDTDAGPDVDRFVVACPMCMTMYEDGRKTGGYEDDIEITDVTELLVEAIDAKAEGSSAGATSAAAD; encoded by the coding sequence ATGTCTTCGTTCGTGCTGGCGCAAGCCGGGGCCGAGACGCGGCCCACGTTCTGGCGCATCGGGCACGTCGGTGAGGTGTTGTTCTACTACCTCGCCGCGGTCGCCGTCGCCATCTTCCTGTTCGGCGTCTACCAGCGGTTCGCGACGTACGCCCGCGGCGCCGACGACCCGACCGACCGCCTCACCGACCTCCCGAGTCGCGCCATCAACGCCGCGAAACTCGTGGTCTCCAACGAGAAGCAGTTCGACCGCGACCTCTACGCGGGGCTGATGCACACGTTCATCCTCTGGGGGTTCCTGACGCTGCTCGTCGCGACGACTATCCTCGGCATCGACATGGATTTCTGGACGCTCGTGCTCGGCCAGCCCTCCTTCTTCGTCGGTGACTTCTATCTCGCGTACTCGTTCGTCGCGGACGCGATGGGGCTGCTGTTCGTCGTCGGCGTCGGCATGGCCATCTACCGCCGCTACTGGGTGCGCTACGGCCGCCTCTGGGGCAAACACACGAGTACCGAGGACGACCTCTTCGTCTGGACGCTGTTCCTGCTCGGCGTCGGCGGCTACCTCACCGAGGGCGTCCGCATCCTCGGCACGAGCGCGTCCCGCGACGTCTCCTTCGAGACCGTCTCGTTCGTCGGCTGGTTCGTCAAGGACGTCCTCCAGATGGCGGGCGTCACCGCCGACGCCGCGGCCGCCGCCTACCCCGTTGTGTGGTGGAGTCACGCGCTGCTCGCGCTCGCGTTCGTCGCGAGCGTCCCGTACGCGAAGCCGTTCCACATGCTCTCCAGTTACGCGAACCTCGTCACGCGCGACGAGGACGCCGGCCGTCGCCTGCCCCGCGTCCCCGAGGACGCCAGCCCCGACGAAATCGGCCCCTCCGAAATCGAGGACTTCACCTGGAAACAGCTGCTCGACCACGACGCCTGCACGAAGTGCGGGCGCTGCTCGTCGGCCTGCCCCGCGAAGGCCGCCGGCCGCCCGCTCGACCCACGCGACGTCATCCTCGACCTGAAAGCCTACCGCGAGGGCCTCGAAGCGGGCGACCGCGAGGAGGTCGACATCGTCGCGGACGGCGGCACCTCCGTCGTCGACGCGCAGACGATGGAGTCCTGCATGTCCTGTATGGCGTGCATGGACGCCTGCCCCGTGGACATCGAGCACGTCACGCAGTTCACGGAGATGAACCGCCGCCTCACCGAGTCCGGGCAGATGAACAAGAACGTCGAGGACGCCGTGATGAACGTCTTCCAGAAGGGCAACACGTTCGGCGACCCGGACCGCAAGCGCCCCGACTGGACCGACGAACTGGACTTCGAGGTGCCCGACGCCCGCGAGCAGGACGTCGAGTACCTCTGGTACGTCGGCGACTACCCCAGCTACGACGAGCGCAACCAACACGTCGCGCGCTCCCTCGCCCGGGTCTTCGAGGAAGCCGGCGTCTCCTACGGCATCCTCTACGAGGACGAGCAGAACGACGGCAACGACATCCGTCGCGTCGGCGAAGAGGGGCTCTACGAGATGGTCGCCGAGGAGAACATCGAGGCCTTCCAGCAGTGCGACTACGACAAAATCGTCTGCACGGACCCCCACTCGTACAACACCTTCTCGAACGAGTACGAGCAGTTCGGCTTCGAGGACGGCGACTCCGTCTACCACTACACGCAGGTCGTCGAGAACCTCGTGAACGACGGCGCGCTCGGGCTCACCGGGACGGAACTGGACGACACCGTCACGTACCACGACCCCTGTCACCTCGGGCGGTACAACGGCGAGTTCGAGGCGCCCCGCGAGGTCGTGCGCGCGACCGGCGTCACGCTCGACGAGATGCCGCGCAACCGCGACGACTCGTTCTGCTGTGGCGGCGGCGGTGGCGGCCTCTGGATGGACTTCGAGGAAGACCAGAAGCCCAGCGAGGAGCGCATCCGCGAGGCCCTAGAGGACACGGACGCCGGCCCGGACGTCGACCGCTTCGTCGTCGCGTGCCCGATGTGCATGACGATGTACGAGGACGGCCGGAAGACGGGCGGCTACGAGGACGACATCGAAATCACGGACGTCACCGAGCTGCTCGTCGAAGCAATCGACGCGAAAGCGGAGGGAAGCAGTGCGGGCGCGACCTCAGCGGCCGCCGACTAG
- a CDS encoding energy-coupling factor transporter transmembrane protein EcfT, producing MTLTYRPGESILHALDPRAKLALQAAFAATAFAHTTPVGLALLTPVAVAAPLLADATPRAALGEFRVVLPFLLAGPLVAALTLGDPWIRPEAAVSAALASYRVVLVLLVAAAYVYSTPARDSRAAVRWLLPGKIGAVTGVGVALVFRFLPVLQSDIAGRRDAVNARLGSERSLRERIRLVAVGGLARALDRATKLSVALRARCFAWNPTSPPLAYSTRDWMATAAAVVLAATVFA from the coding sequence GTGACGCTGACGTACCGCCCGGGGGAGAGCATACTGCACGCCCTCGACCCGCGTGCGAAACTCGCGCTGCAGGCCGCGTTCGCCGCCACCGCGTTCGCACACACCACCCCAGTCGGTCTCGCGCTGTTGACGCCGGTCGCCGTCGCCGCACCCCTCCTCGCGGACGCCACGCCCCGCGCAGCACTCGGGGAGTTCCGGGTGGTGCTCCCGTTCCTGCTCGCCGGGCCGCTGGTCGCCGCACTCACGCTCGGCGACCCGTGGATTCGCCCCGAGGCGGCCGTCTCAGCGGCGCTGGCCTCGTACCGCGTCGTCCTCGTGTTGCTCGTCGCCGCCGCCTACGTCTACAGCACGCCTGCCCGCGACTCGCGGGCGGCCGTCCGCTGGCTGCTCCCCGGGAAAATCGGCGCTGTCACCGGCGTCGGCGTCGCGCTCGTCTTCCGCTTCCTCCCCGTGCTCCAATCCGACATCGCGGGCCGCCGGGACGCCGTGAACGCGCGCCTCGGGAGCGAGCGCTCGCTCCGCGAACGTATCCGACTGGTCGCCGTCGGCGGCCTCGCCCGCGCGCTCGACCGCGCGACCAAGTTGTCGGTCGCGCTCCGCGCCCGGTGTTTCGCGTGGAACCCCACGTCCCCGCCGCTGGCGTACTCTACGCGGGACTGGATGGCGACTGCGGCCGCTGTCGTGCTGGCGGCCACTGTGTTCGCCTGA
- a CDS encoding energy-coupling factor ABC transporter ATP-binding protein: MLAVDDLTHRYGDATALDGVSLRVADGECVVLAGANGSGKTTLVRHLNGLLEPDEGEVRVNGTPVHDDLVAARTSVGMVFQDPRDGFVGATVGADVAFGPENLGLPREEIDERVAEALDAVELAGRSDERIDELSGGEQARVAVAGALAMCPDHLVLDEPFTGLDWPARQSVLNRLRGLHESGTSLVVVTHDLRDVWSFADRVVALADGDIAADGPPEAVRDRLPDLGVRLP; the protein is encoded by the coding sequence ATGCTCGCCGTCGACGACCTCACGCACCGCTACGGCGACGCCACCGCGCTCGACGGCGTCAGTCTCCGTGTCGCAGACGGCGAGTGTGTCGTGCTCGCCGGCGCCAACGGCTCCGGGAAGACCACGCTCGTCCGCCACCTCAACGGCCTCCTCGAACCCGACGAGGGGGAGGTCCGCGTGAACGGCACGCCCGTCCACGACGACCTCGTGGCCGCGCGCACGAGCGTCGGCATGGTGTTCCAGGACCCCCGCGACGGCTTCGTCGGCGCGACCGTCGGCGCGGACGTCGCGTTCGGCCCGGAGAACCTCGGTCTCCCCCGCGAGGAAATCGACGAACGCGTCGCGGAAGCGCTCGACGCGGTGGAACTCGCGGGCCGGAGCGACGAGCGCATCGACGAACTCTCCGGCGGCGAGCAGGCCCGCGTCGCCGTCGCCGGCGCGCTCGCGATGTGCCCCGACCACCTCGTCCTCGACGAACCGTTCACGGGACTGGACTGGCCCGCCCGCCAGTCCGTCCTCAACCGCCTGCGCGGCCTCCACGAGTCCGGCACGAGTCTCGTCGTCGTCACCCACGACCTCCGTGACGTCTGGTCGTTCGCGGACCGCGTCGTCGCGCTCGCGGACGGCGACATCGCGGCCGACGGCCCGCCGGAAGCGGTCCGCGACCGACTTCCGGACCTCGGAGTGCGCCTGCCGTGA
- a CDS encoding biotin transporter BioY, with protein sequence MSVETDSVDLVGGDVAENVARAAVFAALAGAFAYVSFPNPVSPVPVTLQVLGVFLAGIYLGPVWGGVSLALYVVAGAVGAPVYAGGGTGLGSLLGPYGGYLWAYPPAASLTGLLAHGTSGLGKPSEVSVPRLVAAMVAATAVIYAGGTLGYALVQNVGLSEAFVVAAVAFIPAEAFKIAAAVGITRTEDLGAA encoded by the coding sequence GTGAGCGTCGAAACAGACTCCGTCGACCTCGTCGGCGGTGATGTCGCCGAGAACGTCGCCCGGGCCGCCGTCTTCGCGGCGCTCGCGGGCGCGTTCGCGTACGTATCGTTCCCGAACCCCGTCTCCCCAGTCCCCGTCACGCTGCAGGTGCTGGGCGTGTTCCTCGCGGGCATCTACCTCGGCCCCGTCTGGGGTGGCGTCTCGCTGGCGCTGTACGTCGTCGCGGGCGCCGTCGGCGCGCCCGTCTACGCCGGCGGGGGTACCGGCCTCGGGTCGCTCCTCGGCCCCTACGGCGGCTACCTCTGGGCGTACCCGCCCGCCGCGTCCCTGACGGGCCTCCTCGCGCACGGCACGAGTGGCCTCGGGAAACCCAGCGAGGTTTCGGTCCCGCGGCTCGTCGCCGCGATGGTCGCGGCCACCGCCGTCATCTACGCGGGTGGCACGCTCGGCTACGCGCTCGTCCAGAACGTCGGCCTCTCGGAGGCGTTCGTCGTCGCCGCCGTCGCGTTCATTCCGGCGGAGGCGTTCAAAATCGCGGCGGCGGTCGGCATCACCCGCACCGAAGACCTCGGCGCCGCCTGA
- a CDS encoding L-threonylcarbamoyladenylate synthase: MTVSDADLDAAADAVRGGGLVVYPTETVYGLGADALDADAVEAVFEAKARSRDKPLSFAFLDADAASEHVNWNDTERAFAEAFLPGPVTLVCEKRDSVPDELTGGRDRVGVRVPDHDVALALLDRVAPITATSANVSGEPSVTHPADLDPEFRDSVDAVLDAGETPGGTGSTVVDVARGEILREGAVGDDVREWLAEHA; the protein is encoded by the coding sequence ATGACTGTCAGCGACGCCGACCTCGACGCGGCCGCCGACGCCGTCCGCGGCGGCGGCCTCGTCGTCTATCCGACCGAGACGGTGTACGGCCTCGGCGCGGACGCGCTCGACGCCGACGCGGTTGAGGCGGTCTTCGAGGCGAAGGCACGGAGCCGAGACAAGCCGCTGTCGTTCGCGTTCCTCGACGCCGACGCCGCCAGCGAGCACGTCAACTGGAACGACACCGAGCGCGCGTTCGCCGAGGCGTTCCTCCCCGGGCCGGTGACGCTCGTCTGCGAGAAGCGCGACAGCGTCCCGGACGAGCTCACGGGCGGCCGCGACCGCGTGGGCGTCCGCGTGCCCGACCACGACGTCGCGCTCGCGCTCCTCGACCGCGTGGCCCCGATTACGGCGACGAGCGCGAACGTCTCCGGGGAGCCGAGCGTCACCCACCCGGCCGACCTCGACCCCGAATTCCGAGACTCTGTCGACGCCGTGCTGGACGCCGGCGAGACGCCGGGCGGAACCGGGAGTACGGTCGTCGACGTCGCGCGCGGCGAGATTCTCCGCGAGGGCGCGGTCGGCGACGACGTGCGCGAGTGGCTGGCCGAACACGCCTGA
- a CDS encoding redoxin domain-containing protein — protein sequence MELDFDVVDLPEANHVEEGERAPEFTRPLVNDEYWEDIALSDLLDDGPVLLVFTPMDGAFPSTYIWNELRERGVEEYGAQVAGVSISSPYEHKTTIEERGIEQFAGLFSDPQNGVAEQYGVSHDLDGMAGVSEPLPAVFLVAADGTVEYAWVAEEWPNFPDYDAVEAALAEL from the coding sequence ATGGAACTCGACTTCGACGTCGTCGACCTCCCCGAGGCCAACCACGTCGAGGAGGGCGAGCGCGCCCCAGAATTCACGCGCCCGCTCGTCAACGACGAGTACTGGGAGGACATCGCGCTGTCGGACCTCCTCGACGACGGTCCCGTCCTGTTGGTGTTCACGCCGATGGACGGCGCGTTCCCGTCGACGTACATCTGGAACGAACTCCGCGAGCGCGGCGTCGAGGAGTACGGCGCGCAGGTCGCGGGCGTCTCCATCTCGTCGCCGTACGAGCACAAGACCACCATCGAGGAGCGCGGCATCGAACAGTTCGCGGGCCTGTTCAGCGACCCGCAGAACGGCGTCGCAGAGCAGTACGGCGTCAGCCACGACCTCGACGGGATGGCGGGCGTCAGCGAGCCCCTGCCCGCGGTGTTCCTCGTCGCCGCGGACGGCACCGTCGAGTACGCGTGGGTCGCCGAGGAGTGGCCGAATTTCCCCGACTACGACGCGGTCGAGGCCGCGCTCGCCGAACTGTAA
- a CDS encoding glutathione S-transferase N-terminal domain-containing protein gives MSARTAPTRPEHSDAHVTLYRLQACPFCERVVRKLDELDIDYHSRFVEPMHGDRDAVKRIVGARTVPAIIDDETGVAMAESANIVEYLEATYEGEN, from the coding sequence ATGAGCGCGCGAACTGCACCGACGCGACCCGAGCACAGCGACGCCCACGTCACGCTGTACCGACTGCAGGCGTGCCCGTTCTGCGAGCGCGTCGTCCGCAAACTGGACGAACTGGACATCGACTACCACTCCCGGTTCGTCGAACCGATGCACGGCGACCGCGACGCCGTCAAGCGCATCGTCGGCGCGCGCACGGTGCCCGCCATCATCGACGACGAGACCGGCGTGGCGATGGCCGAGAGCGCGAACATCGTGGAGTACCTCGAAGCCACCTACGAGGGTGAGAACTGA
- a CDS encoding hemolysin family protein codes for MLLGVELTQDVVVGTGVVAMVVLMVLSAFFSSSEIAMFSLARHRIDALVEDDMPGAKTVADLKEDPHRLLVTILVGNNLVNIAMSSIATGLLGYYLSQGQAVLAATFGVTALVLLFGESAPKSYAVENTESWALTIASPLKWSERFLYPLVILFDYLTRVVNQVTGGRAAIETSYVTRSEIQDMIKTGEREGVIEEDEREMLQRIFRFNNTIAKEVMTPRLDMNAVSKGDSIEEAIQTCTQAGHERVPVYEGELDNVIGVVSLEDLVREYLYGESEDVELEDLIEPTLHVPESKNVDDLLREMQDKRVQLVIVIDEFGTTEGLLTAEDITEEIVGEILEGEEELPINFVDDDTVRVRGEVNVEEVNDALDIDLPEGEEFETIAGFIFNRAGRLVEEDEMFRFENVELTAERVENTRIMKARVRRLPDDDGDEDRELESLEDDET; via the coding sequence ATGTTACTCGGGGTCGAGCTCACGCAGGACGTCGTCGTCGGCACCGGTGTCGTCGCGATGGTCGTCCTGATGGTGCTCTCGGCGTTCTTCTCCTCGTCGGAGATCGCGATGTTCTCACTGGCGCGCCACCGCATCGACGCGCTCGTCGAGGACGACATGCCGGGCGCGAAGACGGTCGCGGACCTCAAAGAGGACCCGCACCGGCTACTGGTGACGATTCTCGTCGGCAACAACCTCGTGAACATCGCGATGTCCTCCATCGCGACCGGGCTGCTCGGCTACTACCTCTCCCAAGGGCAGGCGGTGCTCGCGGCGACGTTCGGTGTCACCGCGCTCGTCCTGCTGTTCGGGGAGAGCGCGCCGAAGTCCTACGCCGTCGAGAACACGGAGTCGTGGGCGCTCACCATCGCCAGTCCCCTGAAGTGGTCCGAGCGCTTCCTCTATCCGCTGGTCATCCTCTTCGACTACCTCACGCGGGTCGTCAACCAAGTGACGGGCGGCCGCGCGGCCATCGAGACGAGCTACGTCACGCGCTCCGAGATTCAGGACATGATCAAGACCGGGGAGCGCGAGGGTGTCATCGAGGAGGACGAGCGGGAGATGCTCCAGCGCATCTTCCGGTTCAACAACACCATCGCGAAGGAAGTGATGACGCCGCGACTGGACATGAACGCCGTCTCGAAGGGCGACTCCATCGAGGAGGCGATTCAGACGTGCACGCAGGCCGGCCACGAGCGCGTCCCCGTCTACGAGGGCGAACTCGACAACGTCATCGGCGTCGTCAGCCTCGAAGACCTCGTCCGCGAGTACCTCTACGGGGAGAGCGAGGACGTCGAACTCGAAGACCTCATCGAGCCGACGCTGCACGTCCCCGAGTCGAAGAACGTCGACGACCTGCTGCGCGAGATGCAGGACAAGCGCGTCCAGTTGGTCATCGTCATCGACGAGTTCGGCACCACCGAGGGGCTGCTGACCGCCGAGGACATCACCGAGGAGATTGTCGGCGAGATACTCGAAGGCGAGGAGGAGCTCCCCATCAACTTCGTCGACGACGACACCGTCCGGGTGCGCGGCGAGGTGAACGTCGAGGAGGTCAACGACGCCCTCGACATCGACCTGCCGGAGGGCGAGGAGTTCGAGACCATCGCGGGGTTCATCTTCAACCGCGCCGGCCGGCTGGTCGAGGAGGACGAGATGTTCCGCTTCGAGAACGTCGAACTCACCGCCGAGCGCGTCGAGAACACCCGCATCATGAAAGCGCGAGTGCGCCGGCTTCCCGACGACGACGGCGACGAGGACCGCGAACTGGAGTCCCTCGAAGACGACGAAACGTAG
- a CDS encoding helix-turn-helix domain-containing protein produces the protein MAATTEQTENEASYAEQTALTDLFGDHPKTKILAVLTAESRDINITRLAEMAGSSRSTIYDHIDDLQEIGVVEQTRKVGGSPLYQLNRDSETAKKLAQLEWELIEEHND, from the coding sequence ATGGCCGCAACGACCGAACAAACGGAAAACGAAGCATCATACGCCGAACAGACCGCGCTAACCGACCTGTTCGGTGATCACCCAAAGACGAAGATCCTTGCAGTGCTAACCGCAGAGTCCCGGGACATTAACATCACGCGACTGGCCGAGATGGCTGGATCGAGCCGGTCCACCATCTACGACCACATCGATGACCTGCAAGAGATCGGTGTCGTCGAACAGACCCGGAAGGTCGGCGGCAGCCCGCTGTACCAGCTCAACCGCGACAGTGAGACTGCCAAGAAGCTCGCACAGCTCGAATGGGAACTCATCGAAGAACACAACGACTGA
- a CDS encoding inorganic phosphate transporter, translating to MAGAGLVVLVVAAVASLFMAWAIGAGSSGSTPFAPAVGANAITVMRAGFIVGILGFAGAVFQGANVSEAVGGELLVGATLSPLAATTALIIAATLVAIGVFAGYPIATAFTVTGAVVGTGLAMGAGPAWAKYQQIATLWVLVPFVGGGIAYATARGLRGIDRDTQTVPVLSAVVGAILANVQFVFLGPPGTSQSLARAVAVSVGQFELAVHAGVTLLCALAVALVLYRDLKGDPERGQRHFLLALGGLVAFSAGGSQVGLAVGPLLPLVGGDVPLTYVLVGGGIGLLVGSWTGAPRMIKAISQDYSSLGPRRSIAALIPSFAIAQTAVFFGIPVSFNEIIVSAIVGSGYAASTGGGVSKRKMLFTVLAWVASLALALGVGYGGFLAVDAVF from the coding sequence ATGGCTGGAGCCGGACTCGTGGTACTCGTGGTCGCTGCGGTAGCGAGCCTGTTCATGGCGTGGGCTATCGGCGCCGGCTCCTCCGGGTCGACGCCGTTCGCGCCCGCGGTCGGCGCGAACGCGATCACCGTGATGCGCGCCGGGTTCATCGTCGGCATTCTCGGGTTCGCCGGTGCCGTCTTTCAGGGAGCGAACGTCTCCGAGGCGGTCGGCGGCGAACTGCTCGTCGGCGCGACACTGTCGCCGCTGGCCGCCACAACTGCGCTCATTATCGCGGCGACGCTGGTCGCCATCGGCGTGTTCGCCGGCTACCCGATAGCGACCGCGTTCACCGTCACCGGCGCCGTCGTCGGCACCGGACTGGCGATGGGCGCCGGGCCGGCGTGGGCGAAGTACCAGCAGATTGCGACGCTGTGGGTGCTCGTGCCGTTCGTCGGCGGCGGCATCGCGTACGCCACCGCGCGCGGCCTGCGCGGCATCGACCGCGACACGCAGACCGTACCCGTGTTGAGCGCCGTCGTCGGCGCCATCCTCGCGAACGTCCAGTTCGTGTTCCTCGGGCCGCCGGGAACGAGTCAGTCGCTCGCCCGCGCGGTCGCAGTCAGCGTCGGCCAGTTCGAACTCGCGGTCCACGCGGGCGTCACGCTCCTCTGCGCGCTCGCCGTCGCGCTCGTCCTCTACCGAGACCTCAAGGGCGACCCCGAGCGCGGCCAGCGCCACTTCCTGCTCGCGCTCGGCGGCCTCGTCGCGTTCTCTGCGGGCGGCAGCCAAGTCGGGCTGGCGGTCGGCCCGCTGCTCCCGCTCGTCGGCGGCGACGTCCCGCTGACGTACGTGCTGGTCGGCGGCGGCATCGGCCTGCTCGTCGGGTCGTGGACGGGCGCGCCGCGCATGATCAAGGCCATCAGTCAGGACTACTCCTCGCTGGGGCCGCGGCGCTCCATCGCCGCGCTCATCCCGAGTTTCGCCATCGCCCAGACCGCCGTCTTCTTCGGCATCCCCGTCTCGTTCAACGAAATCATCGTCAGCGCCATCGTCGGCTCGGGCTACGCCGCCTCGACGGGCGGCGGCGTCAGCAAGCGCAAGATGCTGTTCACGGTGCTGGCGTGGGTGGCGTCGCTGGCGCTCGCGCTCGGCGTCGGCTACGGCGGGTTCCTCGCTGTCGACGCAGTCTTCTAG
- a CDS encoding DUF5828 family protein: MEESVAGFKERGTWGDVVEHGERVTQALREADAHEAYSDAFEEWNDWRPKSHERIEEEVSEKTAEQASVGEGEGEKEGQSPDDDLQTAGERLTESYEELEEGEADTAVEKWQDTLGHVKRAADTAGRQALRKVENVVYQRVMTQVAPYYFDNDLVSANIQRIRSQEEFVFEVNVNDDGVKDGVRDHLESFDDINRWHVDTERETETAEAVEGVEPPEQNVDAEDTTSTTN, from the coding sequence ATGGAGGAGAGCGTCGCCGGGTTCAAGGAACGCGGCACGTGGGGCGACGTCGTCGAACACGGGGAGCGGGTAACGCAGGCGCTCCGCGAGGCCGACGCTCACGAGGCGTACTCGGACGCCTTCGAGGAGTGGAACGACTGGCGCCCGAAGTCACACGAACGCATCGAGGAGGAGGTCAGCGAGAAGACCGCCGAGCAGGCCAGTGTCGGTGAGGGCGAAGGCGAGAAGGAGGGCCAGTCGCCGGACGACGACCTCCAGACCGCGGGCGAACGACTCACCGAGTCCTACGAGGAACTCGAAGAGGGCGAGGCCGACACCGCCGTCGAGAAGTGGCAGGACACGCTCGGCCACGTCAAGCGCGCCGCTGACACCGCGGGCCGGCAAGCCCTCCGCAAGGTCGAGAACGTCGTCTATCAGCGCGTGATGACCCAAGTCGCGCCCTACTACTTCGACAACGACCTCGTGAGCGCGAACATCCAGCGCATCCGCAGCCAAGAGGAGTTCGTCTTCGAGGTGAACGTCAACGACGACGGCGTCAAGGACGGCGTCCGCGACCACCTCGAATCCTTCGACGACATCAACCGCTGGCACGTCGACACCGAGCGCGAGACCGAGACCGCCGAAGCCGTCGAGGGCGTCGAACCCCCCGAGCAGAACGTCGATGCGGAGGACACGACGTCGACGACGAACTGA
- the upp gene encoding uracil phosphoribosyltransferase, whose product MPIEDRGDANVLTHALAKDTLSRLRDVETEQVEFRKGLVKLGRICGYEIIDGAMETEFVAIETPLTETTGERVKGLDDVVIINVLRAATPFVEGLLKAFPRAKQGVISAGRDEEAGMDDDGEFPITIDYVKLPEIRPEDTVIVADPMLATGSTMCTVLDHVSEEAPDDIEDLFVLSAVSAPDGLLRVGEQFPEADLLTVAIDDHLDDDGFIVPGLGDAGDRAFRTT is encoded by the coding sequence ATGCCCATCGAGGACCGCGGCGACGCGAACGTGCTCACGCACGCACTGGCGAAAGACACTCTCTCGCGGCTCCGCGACGTCGAAACCGAGCAAGTGGAGTTCCGCAAGGGCCTCGTGAAGCTCGGCCGCATCTGCGGGTACGAAATCATCGACGGCGCGATGGAGACGGAGTTCGTCGCCATCGAGACGCCGCTCACGGAGACGACCGGCGAGCGCGTGAAAGGCCTCGACGACGTCGTCATCATCAACGTCCTGCGGGCGGCGACGCCGTTCGTCGAGGGTCTGCTGAAGGCGTTCCCGCGCGCGAAGCAGGGCGTCATCAGCGCGGGCCGCGACGAGGAGGCCGGAATGGACGACGACGGCGAGTTCCCCATCACCATCGACTACGTGAAACTCCCCGAGATTCGCCCCGAGGACACCGTCATCGTCGCGGACCCGATGCTCGCCACCGGGTCGACGATGTGCACGGTGCTCGACCACGTCTCCGAGGAGGCGCCCGACGACATCGAGGACCTGTTCGTGCTGTCGGCGGTGAGCGCGCCCGACGGCCTGCTGCGCGTCGGCGAGCAGTTCCCCGAGGCGGACCTGCTGACAGTCGCCATCGACGACCACCTCGACGACGACGGCTTCATCGTTCCGGGGCTGGGCGACGCCGGCGACCGCGCGTTCCGCACGACCTGA